The segment CttatagatttgcatgctagaaCTGATCAGCCAGTGGTAGGAataggatggcctgtttaggttatgcgtgattgtatgctagtatagattcctgattagaggataaaaTGGCTTGATGgagtatgttggttagattttccattgtctgaatgttgcttgctttgtgctttgtgggactcttagtgatgtgagttagctactaagtgaatatgctaagtcacatggggCACATGCCGGATAATCTCATAGTGATGGACTTGAccttattgcgcagctcttgtctgattcCAGCCgttctagggatgagtcttttagtcgaaggattatctgatctctattgtatgtggctatattcatgaggtagcttgttgacattaatgggaatccttcagcagctgaggaatgggtgggttcgggaacctaggaaagcctaggatatgttatAGTGGGTTAGCAGTATGGTTTAGTGAGTACTGGCATAATGGTTTGaagaagtgacttagaggatttaggAGGATTGTTgcggaaagtatggataggtgtggaaggtagtattggtcccgtactactgaaagcacaagatccatactcgaatcagtgagagtcttggagaatctaagaagctgaTGAGAGGTAGATTCTTGGGCGAATTCTGATTATTGGCTTGATTGTATTTTACTTTGGAGATGAGCTCTCAGGGAGATGGTTCAGGTTCGGGTTCCAAATCAGGTGCATGTGTTGAGCCGATTAGTGAGCAGTTGTGGGAGTTCATTTCATAGGAGATCTCTCGCTGTTTTTCGGAGATAGTGGACGATCGCTTGGGGGCGTTCCGTTCAGAGATTATGGCTATCATTGGAGCTCGCACACTGATTTTCCGAGAGTTCCGTGCTTGTGGAGCCCCTACGTTCCATGGGGAGAGGGACCCCATTGTCAGTAGGAGGTGGTTAGCATATATGGCTAACACGTTCAGGACGAATTTTTTCCCCGAGGAGGCGAAGGTCAAATATTTTTCCTGCCAGTTGAAGGTTCGGGcatgtgattggtgggaggaaaTCGGTAGTAAGTTGGGTGATGATGCGGTcgatgctatgtcatgggatgataTCTTGACCAGGTTCCGAGCTGAGTTTGCACCTGAGATTGAGGTACATCtgctggctcaggagttcctagaTCTCCACCAGACTACTAAGACGGTGGCAGAGACCactgccaagtttcgggagagggctttattggtaccACAGTATGTAGCAGACGAGGATATAAAGAAAGTAAGGTACCCCGATATGCTATGGGATGACATCAGGAAATTCGTGAGTATTTCAGGGtgtgagaccctgaatgatatgatctcTAGAGCCCGAGAACggaagattgatttggagcacattgagAAGAGGAGGTCAGATCAGGTGCATACTATGGAAGGTATGGGGAAGAGGCCCAAGACTTCTGACCAGCATTCGAGAGGCCATCAAGACCAGAGTCAATGCAGCATGTACGGGAAACTGCAAGATGGGGCTTGTCGTTCCAGGGGTttgggttgctacaagtgtggccagGTTGGCCACATCAGCAAGGACTGTCCTCAGGGAGCAAGTCCGTTATGCTTTCACTGTGATcgggtgggccacaagaaggccgactgtcTGACGTTGAGGGGAGGAATAGTGAGCGTGTCTGCTCTGGCTtctttgaggatcaccgatggatGAGAAGGTAGGGCAGGAGCCCCAACAGAGAGAAATTTGAGTTCTGCAGGTATCTATCTCTTGCCTTCTTTCAGGCtatttatatatgtgtttatggttgtTGGAATCTTGCATCAGTTTGGGTAAAGCATATATCCGGCTCATTTCTTTGCTCATATATGAGTTACATCTTCAAGTAGTATCATATGTCATTTGTATACCGTGAATTTCAAAGTGGTTAAGGAAGGGTCATTTCTCTTTTGCTGGTACAGAGTGTTCAGTGTCATCTTGGTTTATGGTCGAGATCGGTTCATGGAAATTATGTGAAGTTTTGCGGTCAGGGTCCGCAGGGTGGTTATTCGAAAACgtcaggattcagtggttttagTAGTTTTCCTTGGGGTGGTGATCAAGGAGTGGGTATTAGCCGAGTTAAAACCCTTGAAGAATTGATTTTGGGCTCATTTGGAGGTGGATGATGTATTTTGGATGATCCAATTATAcgatttgtgttttggagcccaagggtactCGTAAAGGCATTGGTtcgggccttttatgaattttggattttagttcAGTTGAGTTTCAGGATAAATAAAGTTTATATAaatgtagggcttctcgttatgtttccgtggatataaaaaacgccaaaatcggagttataacgaagaagttatgactatttgAAGTTAGAGGGGTTTTTGGGCCAAACCGGGTACGCATGTCATACCAAGTAGGAATGCAtggctttcaaaaggaaaatagACATAGGTGCATATGGTAACACCCAGCTTTCCCCAAGGGAACATGTTGCGTTCGTCCTGGcaaattaaaccctaatttttgggtctTTGACCCTATTTAAATACTTTAACTCACCTCCAACCCTCATTTCCTTGAGCCTCGATCCTATCTAACCCTAAGAACGAAACCCTAAGCTTCTTGTATATATTTTGAGCCTaccttgagcattttggtgttatTTGGGTGATATTGAAGAAGATGGTGTTTATAGAAGAAGCAAGGGATTGataagagcttgtagatccagaggttttaCATCATTTCCAGCCTACTGAATGTATAAAGTTCTCATCTTGGTGCTTCTACATTATAGATCTAATTTGGGACTTGATGTATGCATGTTATGGTCTTTTGAAGCTCTTCGTGAGTTTGAGTCACTCCAAGAGCCTAAGATTTGTACATCTTGCCTTTTCTGAGTTGGTTTTGATTTAAAGTTGGAGTCTTGATGCATTAAGTCCTCCCATGTTTGAATTATTGGTCACTTAATGAAGTTTAGGTGTTTGGAATCATGTTTAGGTCCTTTTGGAACATGCAAAGGTGCTGAGTtgtcgactttatggattaagacactgATATGGACCTATTTGGAAATTCTAGACGTTGGGCTTAAGTTATTAAGTcatttgtgtattttttttttgttttttggtcGGCAACGTTGTGCGTAAGGTTGAGGAATGCCGCGTGTTCCGGCCTGGTGTCCCGATGGTTGGTCCAGTGACGAACGCCCAACGCTCCACAAGGGAACGCCCAACATTCGTGTCACCAGTGGACTTTTGGGCTTTTGGTCTTGGACTTGGTTTTAGGGTTTCAGCTTTATGTTTTAGGACATGTGTGGACTAATCTGATTAAATTTCCTAGTCTTGGCCTAAGGAGTTTGGGGTTGGGCCTTTGTGGGCCTagtttggatttgggccttagagGGCCTAGTTGGTAgatgggccttagtgggcccaatAGGGTTGGGTTAATATTGGACCTGATTAGTTGGACTGTTTATGGATTAATGGTTTTGGTTTGAAACTCAATTGTTAATTGGGCGTTGTTTGTTTGATAGCGGGGGGTTTCTAGCGAAGTTACACTTAGAGATTATTCGTGGGATCAGctgtcgaggtgagtctcctcattgtttgtatgggtcgaaggcaaTAATGCCAGCCCATTTAGtctatgtatggtaggaagacccggggattAACCCTAGGCACTATGTATGGAAGACCGGGAGGTGGCTCCTAGCAcactgtatgttattatgtattgtaggaagacccgggggttagccctatgcattatgtatgaaagaccagaagGTGGCTCATGGCACAGTGTATGCTAATTAgttaagtagagtagtatgtatgttagttgtctttgtgatgtttGCATTGAAAACCAGGATGTGCCTCTTGGCACtagtctgtaagacccagggggtGGCCCCCgacttggcaagaaagaccaggTGGCAGCCCGtgacataatggcaagactatgtgcgGCACATAGCACCTTTATTGATGATGATATATGTATGGCTCAGGATTATGTATGACATGTATGGAtaatttgatatgtatggtatgtggtatttggggaacttaataagctttgtgcttacggttttcagttttggtttcaggtaccttcaGTTTTCAGATTAAGGAGCTTGGGACGTTTGCAACGAATACACCTATGTTTTTCCGCAATATGTGGTTTCTGGGAATGAActatgataaatgttttatttaaaatgtttttcaaTATGTAAACAAAGTTACAATAATGTTTtagtcatattaaaaataaattttttacccTGAACTTTTAAGATGTTACAAAAGAAACCCAGAAAATCAGCTGGACATTTTGCAAACATAGAGAGGCAAGAAACACATGTCCTCCACACATAAATCATATTCCTTACCACTAGGATTTCACCCATTTTGATATCTTTCTTGGTTAATCGATATATATATTTTCTAAAATTCTAAAAACTTAAATacaataaatattattattattattattattattaaaattttaaataaatatataaataaataagtatatttttatgttcaaaataatatatatatatatatatatatatatatatatatatatatatatatatatatatatatatatatatatatataaaggtacgATCACAAATATATAACtatatttttaaatgtaaaaaatacgtttttaaatgtaaaagaatatgttttcatttttaaaataaatatatttttaaattaaaaaataaagatttaTCTATAAGagtgtcttttatatatatatatatatatatatatatatatatatatatatatatatatatatatatatatatatatataatttcaaaaatggtccatatggtttctCATTTTATGTGGTTAAGGTCCAAATGTTTGAAAAATTGCATATTTAATCACTTTCAACAAGTTTTGCTTTGGTTTTGGTCTATCTTCCGTTAAGTTTAACTGGTTAGTTGTTAACttctttaaaatgacaattttaccatCAGGGACAATTTTCgaagttttgtcttttaccatactataaagaccatttttgcatacattcttttttattttattgaaataTTATATAGAGAAATTTCATGAAATAATTATATCTTAAGGGATGTTTTCACTTTTTaaccaaaaaatttcaaaatttgtaaAATGACCATCAGCTCCGCAGAGGGTGCTATGCGGATCTGTTTACCCTTCTAAGGATCTTAGCACACCTCTGCGGAAATGAGGTGGCAAACActaaaggacaaaatttttcGTGGGATTTTAGGGTTCCGTAGAGGTGGCTCTGATGATCGTTTAATGAATCTGAGGATCGGTTAATGGCTTTGAGGATCTGCTCTTGAGCAAAACATAATGCCAAAATCAACATGtctattttttaaataatttttgttACTTAATAATcctttttaataatttttattgATTAATAATCCTTTTTGcatataaaatcaaaatcagaaaaaaaaattaataatttcgCAGAGATGAACATTGATCCTCAGAGGGGGCTCTGTGGATCTGTTCTTGAGCAAAACACCTCTGCGGATCTGTTCTTCACATAAACGATATTTCTATGGCAAAAATCGGTGATATTTTTGGGATTTACTAATCACTAAACTATCATACATTCATACAAACTATCATATACCCTAACAACATATAATTAACTCAAAAAACGGGCAGTTACGTTTTTATACCTAAAAATTTGGCACTATATTTTGCTCAAGAACAGATCCTCAGAGCCATTAACCGATCCTCAGAGCCATTAAGCGATCCTTAGAGCACTCTATGTGGATCAAATGGTCAATTTACAAATTTCGAAATTTTATGGTTAAAAGGTGACAACATCCCTTAAGATATGGTTATTTCATGAaatcataaatattatttttaatatataattttatatattaataaatattgttttttggattattaatttattttagttaatttttattttaaattgtaGAACTAATTCTTTTTTAtcgaattattatatatcaatacatatatttttttaatatataatatttatatcataataaatattaaattatgggattattatatattacaaaacattattttattggattattaatttcttttagttaattaTGTATATAGTTTTTTATtggagtaattcttttttattagatTACTATAtaccaataaatattatttttaataaatattacattattggattattaatttcatttagttaattttcataattttttttttgaattattaatttattgaattattacttgtaatttattatttttttcatataataaatattattttattggattattattttatttttaacgtATATTATTAATTctatttaattttattagtttCACCATAAAGTCGTCGAAATACATAAAAATGTCGCTTCTCATTGTCAAAAATCGATGGGAACACCGCCAAAAACCTTCATCGTGGGTTAAGGAAAAACCCTACCTTGTTTCACCCAACGTCAATAATAGCCACCTGTAACAACCTATTCATAATCGACTAGAATCCTTCATAACTTACATAATGCGCAACAAACCCTGTAACAGTTATAAGTGGTGGTGGTGACCTGATGATGCTTTCCCTATGGTTTCTGATTATAAGCTATCTGCAATAAAGGTGTTTAGTAGTGATCCTTACGATTTCTATGATGAGAGACGACGATTTTGCATATCTCATTCTTTTGTGGCGAAACAATAAAATTAACAAGAACTAATATTATACATTAAAGTAaactaataatccaataaaaataatatttagtatatgaagaaaataataaattaaaagtaataatccaataaaaaataatttacaaaaaaattaataaaattaactaaaagaaattaatcatccaataacataatatttattatgataataactatatgtattgatatataataattcaataaaaaagaaataccccaacaaaaaataaaaaataaaattaactaaaataaattaataatccaataaaacaatatttattgatatataatattatatattaaaaataatatttattaatatataatacttcaataaAAAAAGAATGTATTAAAATAGATCCTTATAGTATGGTAATTATGGTATGGTAAAGACAAAAAATGGTCTCTGAgggtaaaattattattttaaaaaagttaactgCCATCTAGTTAAATTTAACGGAAGAAAGACCAAAACTacaacaaaacttgttgaaaatgataaaatctacaacttttcaaacgttatatatatatatatatatatatatatatatatatatatatatatatatatatatatatatatatgtgtgtgtgtgtgtgtgtgtataaaatttatttatatgtttctacatatataataatatctttaaaatgtatttatacatataaaaatatatttatatatctcTAAGCCTATTTCTTTTTACATATTAGAATGTATTTTTTACATAGTagaatgtatttttatatttaaaaacgtattttttttacatttaaaaacatatttatatgtttgaaaatgttttttaCTATTAAAAACTAGGTGTGaaccccgtgtattacacgggttgatttaaaaaaatattaaacattaaagtgtaaacaaaaaatattttttaatgtaaaactttaaaataaaaaagaaaaaaatgtatttattacaatttaatatcatatatatcatatttaatactttacatatataagtatatgattttaattttaaaaattgaaacaaacaaaaaattcacaagtggataatatttatttcaaaaataccacaaaatgacaaatgtcaaaactcatgagagattgacatgtggcacaaacatcttcatttattaaggaggatgtaTCGTAAACACGTTGACGTGACATAGGAAGGCATGAGTTCGATTCACTACCTCTCATTTTCTCCTACAAGAATCAATTtctttttcaaataaaaaacaatattGTGATGACATGTCATgtcaataaaatatttaatttaacaTGTCATGTGAATAAACTAATGTtggaaatatttttaaaatatcataataaataaattagttGGTTTTTTGGTTTAGTCTCTTGAATTTTTTTGAATACGCttttgttaattttttaaaatattatggtttttcaaagtatatatatatatatatatatatatatatatatatatatatatatatatatatatatatatatatatatatatatatatatatatatatatatatatatatatatatcaaaagttTTTGATAATTATTTTTGTTAACACCTTTACACATAAAAATTCCTAGTCCTATAGCATTTAGCTATAACTATCACATTAATTTTTAGCTAATAGCTTCGTAtagcaattttttttttacaaatatacCCTAATATTAATATcattaattattattttgttaAAGTGTGGAGTGTTTATTTGACTTGGATTTTgtcaaatgcgtgtcgtcttcctttatgacagagcCTTCCATGATACGTATTACGTGTTGTAACTGCGCATCGTAAATGCGGTCATAAATGCGcatcgtaaatgtgcgtcgtaaataGATGAAGCGCAAAAGCATGtcatctctcgttatgacagggctttCCTTGACATTCATTTGTGTGTtgtctgagcattttacgacacacattgcgcgttgtaaaagactgtttttctaaaaaaaatattaatttggttaATAAATTCACAATTCACTAGTTCATTATGTTTCTAATTAAAAGTTAAGTTCACAATTTAGGATCACAATTCACAATTTACAAATGAATATGGTAATTACCTATCCAAGAGCATTTGGCAGTTGATACATTAGTCGAATCTTATTCCCCTTAAGGTTAAATGTTTCATACATAGGGTTAATCTCAACAAAATAACGGTTTCAGAAACACTTATTCATAGGGGTATTATGGTAATTCATCCAAATTGTCAAACCATGAACCACCTCTTATTTGACTACAGTTTTGCTAAAAATGTTTGGCATTGGATTCTTAAGTGGTGTGGTTTACTCAATGTACAATTTGTTAGCATCAAGGAATGCATACAATATGCAGCCTCAAGGGGAAACTGCTCCATTAAAAAGAAGAAACTTAATGTAATTTGTACTAAAAAATTTGGAACATTTGGTTAGCACGTAATGAGAAAATCTTCAGCAAAAAACATGTTTCTCTTACTGAAATGGCGGATTCAATTATTCTATAGATGTTCAAATGGTGCAAGCACATGGTTAATATCAGAAAAAACTAGATAGAGTGGAGTTGCTTCCCTTTTTGAATCTTCGACTTCTCTTTTACTCCTGTTTGTAAATATATTTGATTGTCTTTTCTTTCTCCCTGAATTGTTTCCATAGCTTCTTGCTATTGGTTTCTTAATTATCTTTCTCTATTTGtcatttcaaaaaaataaaatagcaTTTGGCTTTGGAATACTTCTTTTTATAGGGAGAATAGTATATTTAGGCAACACAATTATCACGATAATAATTATACAAATTTTGTCTAAAAATATCAGATCAAGagtgtaaggtcacaccttatgatctgataaGAACAACAACTTCATCAACGACAGCGTGATCATCACAATCTTAGTGATCGTTTGTATATTAGACTAATAGTTTGTATATTAGGTAGATATACTCTGTAATTATAGAATAGATATCTAATACATAATCTTAGTGATTAGGATCAGACCTTACATAGATTAGAATATATCCCTAAAATTGTGGGATCTCCATTTATGTAATAGTATAAAGTATACTATTAGGGTTAAGCCCTAATAAAGCTTTATGGCTCGCTTTGTGCAACTATTCACTTTGTGAGAACTCTTTCATAGTGAAATCATCTTTATGATCATCCTTGCTCTTCTATTTTTGTTTactctttgtttgtttgtttgttattcaTTATTCCTACTTGAGTGTATCCGACCAATACGGACctgcaattggtatcagagcaggtttacGATACATTCAAGTTATCATGTCTTCCTCCTATAATCCAAAGTTATCTGCTGCAAAACCAGATCCCTTCTTTCGATGAACACAATTTTTCAATGTGGAAATCAAAGGctattgtaatgtcccaaaaatcaaagtaaaagttttcatttttcaaaacaataagcCATACAATTAAtttgttccaaaaccaatcaaAGTGATTAGATCAATTAAAACTTAGAGTAAAAATCATAAATAACAATGCTGAAAAACTTTAGGGGATGCAGTAAATTCACGCCGGATTCTTCCCTTTAAaatcggaagtacttgaaaccataaacatagaaccgtaagcacaaagcttagtgagttccccacataccacataccatgcatataaTAGGCCCTGCCATGCATCAAGCCTCGCCTAGTACAATTCTGACAGTAACATGCCATGGGTCCCGCCTAACATATTCATTAAACCTGCATGGCATCAGGCCCTGCCCGATATGCATACAAACATGTACAGTACATGCAAGATTCACACGGACAGCTAGCATCCTATAAACATAATAAATGGGCTAGCATTGGCGTCTTCTACCCACCAAACactatgagaagactcaccttagatTGATGATAACTGAATCATACAAGCATTGCAGCTATAAATCTCTTCACACTGAAAATATCCAAAATCACCCTTAATCCATAATGAGGGTAATAAACCATACTCAAATGTCCAACCATATTCTATCATGCTaaggggtaaaagactattttacctttCCCATATATTTCCCAACAAATCATGGCCCAAACCTAATATGACCTAAAGCCCAAAATGGCCCATAAAGGCTGCTGGTGAGTATGCCGTGGGTACCACCACTGTACACCCAACATATTGCATGTTTGAAGAGAGGGTAACGGGTTGAAACCTACTACACTCAGTGTACCACGAGGGTACGCGTAGTGTACACCACTGCTGCCCAATCTTAACTCCAAgctcttaataccttaagacctaAAGTCTAACTCCCAGATCTTACTTTAAGGgatgtcttaagtcataaagttcctgactttatgactttgcatggcttaatggtgtCCAAAACAAAGCCCTAAATTCATAACTTTACCAAAGGACcactaactcatgcatggaagagATATACCCATCAAGATTctatttttatgacttaatgaacTAAAGAATGACAAGAAATGAGTCTCATaggaaatattaaatatttcttTAAATATTTGTATGCAAATGAAATGTAGAAAATATAAAGCAGAAAAGAAATACTTCAAATTTTCACTGAAAActgaaagttttaaaatttttaccAAAAATGCCACGTTTGACAACTAACCCCCTCCCTAAGCTTAAAATAGAGCATTGTCCTCAATTCTTAGAGAGGAATGAATAGTTCAataaaacaggtaaaataaaaaGGTTGCAGCTAGGAAAGAATGTACCTGATATGTTGTagaaatttatgattttatgaagatgttggagaaaaacttgaatttcaaaatttaaaagatCCTCTGATTTCCACAAACTTGCTTGGAGTTGCGACTGACTCTTATTGAAAGCAGAAAAATAAACTACATGGGTTGCCTCCCGGAAAGCCGCCCTTTTTTAAAGTTGTTGGCTCGACTTTGCCCAACTAAATTGTTAATTGGTGAAGGTGGGGATCCTCATCAACTCAACTCTTTTCTTTCTCCCTCTAGACCCCTTCAGACATGGCATAAATTTCAGATCCGGTACTTGTGCAGTAGAACaaaaaaaatttagatttttATTAGATGACTTTGTCTTTAGGTTCTTGAGTCTTTTTCTTATTCTAATCTTCACAGCAATCACCATTGTCTTCCCAAGCTTGCTTTTTCTATCAGCTTCTTGAATCTTTTTTTCTTTCTGATTTACTTTATAGCAACCAAATCCTTCTCCTCCTCAAGCTTGCTTTTTTCCAGCTCTTTCGATGTGTCAACACCTAACTTCCtgtctaaattttttttttgcacaAAATGGTTAGACAACTCACTACAATCCTTAGGTAAAGGACTACTGGTATCCACAAAATTAACAGAAACATTTTATCAGAATGAATTTCATCGTCATTTATTTTAGAGTTGCCAACATCCCCATTAAAATCTATTGAAATTATGctattaaaaacatttatttttgttttagcaGTTTTTATAAAGGGTCTTCCTAAAATAATTAACTGTTTAACAAAAAACATCCACATTACCTATGTCCAAAATATAAAAATCAGTAGGAAAAATAAGCTCATTCACCTGGACTAAAACATCCTCCAATAGAACTTTTGGGTAACTAAAGAGTGATGAGCCAATTGAATGATGGTCCTAGTCTTTTTAAGAGGTCCCaactttaattt is part of the Lactuca sativa cultivar Salinas chromosome 7, Lsat_Salinas_v11, whole genome shotgun sequence genome and harbors:
- the LOC111887703 gene encoding uncharacterized protein LOC111887703; the protein is MAIIGARTLIFREFRACGAPTFHGERDPIVSRRWLAYMANTFRTNFFPEEAKVKYFSCQLKVRACDWWEEIGSKLGDDAVDAMSWDDILTRFRAEFAPEIEVHLLAQEFLDLHQTTKTVAETTAKFRERALLVPQYVADEDIKKVRYPDMLWDDIRKFVSISGCETLNDMISRARERKIDLEHIEKRRSDQVHTMEGMGKRPKTSDQHSRGHQDQSQCSMYGKLQDGACRSRGLGCYKCGQVGHISKDCPQGASPLCFHCDRVGHKKADCLTLRGGIVSVSALASLRITDG